The proteins below are encoded in one region of Bremerella sp. P1:
- a CDS encoding DUF1559 domain-containing protein, with product MRKTHAFTLVELLVVIAIIGVLIALLLPAVQQAREAARRMQCTNGEKQIILAMHNYESSFKVFPTGRLGCDGACSPQNGPGTSAFVLLLPFLEENNLYELFAPYGPGSAFPGSLPESTLTTRPDAYVCPSSTMPETVNASSKNWATSSYALVSGHFGPSQGIGSKVKWENSGMFVYRDSFGVQDATDGLSNVMFVGEVIDGHLSNHINRWTIAGRHLDSLRSTENPVNTPPGQGVTTSPYGEALNGAFGSRHPGGGNFAFGDGSVHFIPETINLTIYKLLGQRSSGQPKTIN from the coding sequence ATGCGCAAAACTCATGCTTTTACGTTGGTCGAGTTGCTTGTCGTCATCGCCATTATCGGCGTGCTGATTGCTCTGTTGTTACCTGCCGTGCAGCAGGCTCGAGAGGCAGCCCGTCGTATGCAATGCACCAATGGCGAAAAGCAAATCATTCTGGCCATGCACAACTATGAATCGAGCTTCAAGGTGTTCCCTACCGGACGTCTTGGTTGCGACGGTGCCTGTAGCCCACAAAACGGTCCCGGCACAAGCGCCTTCGTGCTGTTGCTCCCCTTCCTGGAAGAGAACAACCTGTACGAATTGTTCGCCCCGTACGGTCCTGGCTCGGCGTTCCCAGGGTCGTTGCCGGAATCGACGTTGACGACGCGTCCGGATGCTTATGTTTGCCCAAGCAGCACCATGCCTGAAACGGTGAACGCCAGCAGCAAGAACTGGGCTACCAGTTCCTACGCATTGGTCTCGGGGCACTTCGGTCCTTCGCAGGGCATCGGCTCGAAGGTGAAGTGGGAAAACTCTGGCATGTTTGTCTATCGTGATTCGTTCGGCGTGCAAGATGCGACCGACGGTCTGTCGAACGTGATGTTTGTGGGTGAAGTGATTGATGGTCACCTATCTAATCACATCAATCGCTGGACCATCGCAGGGCGCCACTTGGACTCGCTGCGATCCACCGAAAACCCAGTCAACACTCCGCCAGGACAAGGCGTCACCACGTCGCCCTATGGCGAAGCACTCAATGGTGCCTTTGGCAGTCGGCACCCAGGCGGAGGTAACTTTGCCTTTGGCGATGGTTCGGTTCACTTCATTCCTGAAACGATCAACCTGACCATCTACAAGTTGCTTGGTCAGCGGTCATCCGGCCAACCCAAAACGATTAACTAG
- a CDS encoding class I SAM-dependent rRNA methyltransferase, with translation MSDETSDASASSIPIVKLRPRKAQPFFGRHPWVRDSGIDKVIGKVQDGDVVQLHSDKDRFIAYGLINRNSHLRVRLYSWDQQQPLEDAFWRSRLERAILMRRELGLLQDNAGCRLVYSEADGLSGLIVENFAGHLMIQVTSLGMFRRIESIAAILTDLLQPKSISLRGEAGILKLEGLEVEPQLLSGELPSEAIEIVENDLRYEVDLTEGQKTGFYLDQRDNRRVAASYLPPSAKVLDMFCYSGGFAMNAAKHGGAASVQGVDGSGPAISAAQRNAERNQLSNVSFEKADCFDYLKARVDAGDKYDAIILDPPKFTKSRRTIDEALRAYFHINRHATQLLRPGGILVTCSCSGNVNREEFLMMLLGVSQKTGRDLRLLEQRGAAPDHPVSATCLENEYLKCFIASVG, from the coding sequence ATGTCCGACGAAACAAGCGATGCGTCTGCGTCCTCCATTCCGATTGTGAAGCTCCGCCCACGCAAGGCTCAACCCTTCTTTGGGCGGCATCCTTGGGTGCGTGATAGCGGCATCGATAAAGTGATCGGCAAGGTGCAAGATGGCGACGTCGTCCAACTGCATAGCGATAAAGATCGTTTCATCGCGTATGGCCTGATCAATCGCAACAGCCACCTGCGGGTTCGGCTTTACTCTTGGGACCAGCAACAGCCACTAGAAGACGCCTTTTGGCGAAGCCGCCTGGAGCGTGCCATCTTGATGCGCCGCGAATTGGGGCTGCTACAGGACAACGCTGGCTGTCGGCTCGTCTACAGCGAAGCGGACGGGCTCAGCGGGCTGATCGTCGAAAACTTCGCCGGGCATCTGATGATTCAGGTCACCTCGCTGGGGATGTTCCGCCGAATCGAAAGCATCGCGGCGATCCTGACCGACCTGCTCCAGCCGAAAAGCATCTCGCTGCGCGGGGAAGCCGGCATTTTGAAGCTCGAAGGTCTGGAAGTGGAACCGCAGCTGCTTTCCGGGGAATTGCCAAGCGAAGCGATCGAGATCGTCGAAAACGACCTGCGTTACGAAGTCGATCTGACGGAAGGACAAAAGACCGGTTTTTACCTCGATCAGCGCGACAACCGACGTGTGGCGGCCAGCTATTTGCCGCCCAGCGCCAAGGTGCTGGATATGTTCTGCTACAGCGGCGGCTTTGCGATGAATGCTGCCAAGCACGGCGGTGCGGCATCGGTGCAGGGGGTCGATGGAAGTGGTCCGGCGATTTCCGCGGCGCAGCGAAACGCCGAACGAAACCAGCTGAGCAACGTTTCGTTCGAGAAGGCCGACTGCTTCGATTACTTGAAGGCCCGCGTCGATGCCGGCGACAAGTACGATGCAATCATTCTCGACCCACCCAAGTTCACCAAGTCGCGTCGCACGATTGACGAAGCCCTGCGGGCCTACTTCCACATCAATCGGCATGCTACGCAACTGTTGCGGCCCGGTGGCATCCTGGTGACGTGCAGTTGCAGTGGAAACGTGAACCGCGAAGAATTTCTGATGATGCTGCTGGGCGTGTCGCAGAAAACGGGACGCGACCTGCGTCTTTTGGAACAGCGTGGAGCTGCTCCGGACCATCCGGTCAGCGCAACCTGCCTGGAAAACGAATACCTGAAGTGTTTCATCGCCAGCGTCGGCTAG
- a CDS encoding isoaspartyl peptidase/L-asparaginase — protein MKVIASHNGLEATRLAWQKLEAGSPLIDACVDGVTLVEDDPDELTVGYGGLPDEQGHVSLDAAVMDGRSHRGGSIIGLSGVRHVSKVALRLMRESRRVMLHGDGADAFARACGFPTEDLLTEKARKLWRLWKRTYQANKEWLPAPADDETEELMKILTQFYRHPGGTVHAAGQDPQGHLACVTSTSGHCFKTKGRVGDSPIFGAGLYVDDEHGTCGSIGHGEANLLNCSSFHAVHLMGQGMSPRDAGMATLEHAAKHAPPFELDPLGRPNFNLQLYLLAKDGTHAGVCLRGDWKIAITDDAGSRLETCEAMFPSD, from the coding sequence ATGAAAGTGATTGCCTCGCACAACGGCTTGGAAGCAACCCGCTTAGCTTGGCAGAAGCTAGAGGCCGGTTCTCCGCTGATCGACGCCTGCGTCGACGGAGTGACTCTGGTGGAAGACGACCCGGATGAGCTAACAGTTGGCTATGGCGGCCTTCCGGATGAACAGGGACATGTAAGTCTGGACGCGGCTGTGATGGACGGCCGATCGCACCGTGGTGGCTCGATTATTGGCCTTTCTGGCGTTCGTCACGTTTCTAAGGTCGCTCTTCGGTTGATGCGAGAATCACGCCGCGTAATGCTGCACGGAGACGGAGCTGATGCGTTTGCTCGGGCGTGTGGCTTTCCGACAGAAGACCTGCTGACTGAGAAAGCACGCAAGCTGTGGCGACTGTGGAAGAGGACCTATCAGGCCAACAAGGAGTGGCTACCGGCTCCGGCGGATGACGAAACCGAGGAGTTGATGAAGATCTTAACACAGTTCTATCGTCACCCTGGCGGGACGGTCCACGCGGCGGGACAGGATCCCCAAGGGCACCTGGCCTGCGTGACCTCGACCAGTGGACACTGCTTCAAGACCAAGGGACGCGTGGGTGACTCACCCATTTTCGGAGCCGGACTGTACGTCGATGATGAGCACGGTACCTGCGGAAGCATTGGTCACGGCGAAGCGAACCTACTGAACTGTAGCAGCTTTCACGCGGTGCACTTGATGGGGCAGGGGATGTCGCCCCGGGATGCCGGCATGGCGACCTTAGAGCACGCAGCCAAGCATGCTCCACCATTTGAACTAGACCCACTGGGACGCCCTAACTTCAACCTGCAGCTTTACCTGCTGGCGAAGGATGGCACACATGCTGGAGTGTGCCTGCGAGGAGACTGGAAGATTGCCATCACCGACGACGCAGGCTCTCGGCTTGAGACCTGCGAGGCGATGTTTCCCAGCGACTAG
- a CDS encoding alkaline phosphatase PhoX → MSEPKSRREFLSDTFSVFGSFAIGGALSTFGERTALGEAARQSTPLIPIKDEATGLPLLKLPEGFRYVSYGWTGDEMSDHQATPAAHDGMGVIGKKGNKLLLTRNHELSNPGPAFNYKNGAPFDRMATGGCTQLEFDTRRGQWLTSYGAISGTVRNCAGGVTPWGSWLTCEETDYGPENGNELSHYEKDHGWVFEVPADGTATAKPIKEMGRFVHEAVAIDRKTGYVYLTEDRGSSGFYRFRPTKPGQLAEGGVLEIAEVVGQSDLRGGFPDGSSFPVKWHRIANPALEKTSPDAKVDTVFEQGQKLGGSTFSRLEGCWYGNDLIYFDATDGGGAKAGQIWQFDPQQQTVTLLYESRDKRVLNMPDNLCVSPQGGLILCEDNDYAGEDPLPQRMLTLSKDGRLNNFAENNVILNGEHNGLRGSYVDKEWAGSTFSPDGKWLFANIQTPGITFAITGPWEDVLF, encoded by the coding sequence ATGTCGGAACCTAAATCGCGGCGCGAATTCCTGAGTGATACGTTCTCTGTATTCGGGTCATTCGCCATTGGAGGGGCCCTCTCGACCTTTGGCGAGCGTACGGCACTTGGCGAAGCTGCCCGGCAATCGACTCCGTTGATTCCGATCAAGGATGAAGCGACTGGCCTGCCGCTGCTAAAGCTGCCCGAAGGGTTTCGCTATGTCTCGTACGGCTGGACAGGCGATGAAATGTCCGACCATCAGGCGACGCCAGCCGCTCATGACGGCATGGGCGTCATCGGCAAGAAGGGAAATAAGCTGCTGCTCACGCGGAATCACGAACTGAGCAATCCCGGCCCGGCATTCAATTACAAAAATGGTGCCCCGTTCGATCGTATGGCGACCGGTGGCTGCACCCAACTTGAGTTTGACACCCGGCGAGGCCAGTGGCTGACCAGCTACGGGGCCATTTCCGGTACGGTCCGTAACTGCGCCGGTGGGGTGACTCCTTGGGGAAGTTGGCTGACCTGTGAAGAGACCGACTACGGTCCTGAGAATGGCAACGAGCTGTCCCACTACGAAAAAGATCATGGTTGGGTCTTTGAAGTTCCTGCCGATGGAACGGCGACGGCGAAACCGATCAAGGAAATGGGCCGCTTTGTGCACGAGGCCGTCGCCATCGATCGCAAGACGGGCTATGTGTATCTGACCGAAGACCGAGGAAGCTCTGGCTTCTATCGCTTCCGTCCCACCAAGCCAGGGCAATTGGCTGAAGGTGGTGTACTGGAAATCGCCGAGGTCGTGGGCCAATCTGACCTGCGTGGTGGCTTCCCCGATGGCTCGTCGTTCCCGGTTAAATGGCACCGCATTGCCAATCCGGCTTTGGAAAAGACGAGTCCCGATGCCAAGGTCGACACAGTTTTCGAGCAAGGCCAGAAGCTGGGCGGTTCGACCTTCTCTCGACTCGAAGGCTGCTGGTACGGGAACGATCTGATTTACTTCGATGCGACCGATGGCGGTGGTGCCAAGGCAGGGCAGATCTGGCAGTTTGATCCGCAGCAGCAAACGGTCACGCTGCTTTACGAATCGCGCGACAAGCGTGTGCTGAACATGCCCGACAACCTGTGCGTCAGCCCGCAAGGGGGCCTGATTCTCTGCGAAGACAACGACTACGCCGGCGAAGACCCGCTGCCACAGCGGATGCTGACCCTGAGCAAGGATGGTCGTCTGAATAACTTCGCCGAGAACAACGTTATCCTCAACGGCGAGCACAACGGTCTGCGTGGCTCGTACGTCGACAAGGAATGGGCTGGTTCCACATTCAGCCCCGACGGCAAATGGTTGTTTGCCAACATTCAGACGCCTGGAATCACATTCGCGATTACCGGTCCGTGGGAAGACGTGTTGTTCTAA
- the gltX gene encoding glutamate--tRNA ligase, which produces MATVRTRFAPSPTGYLHIGGVRSALFNWLFARKHGGQFILRIDDTDQQRNVDEALQPILDGFRWLGIDWDEGPEVGGPYEPYYQSQRSDKYKAAAQKLIENGFAYYDYSTPEEINAERDLAHFEKKPFQYSRTWMATTPEERAKFEAEGRSFVVRLKMPREGNCEFTDAVRGDVSFEWAKENDHVIQRSDRSCLYHLASVVDDHDLQISHVIRAEEHLPNTPRQIFIAQSLGYELPVYAHLPYVAEPGSKNKLSKRKLEKYLKNPDFKRINEHGQEIAHRMGIEMSAETFNPVIVDFYELTGYLPAAILNYLVLLGWSLDDKTEDFTVDEMIQHFSLERVTKAPASFDAKKLWAFQDRHLQKLSVAEKAAGMMPFLTKAGLVADPNAEGEMEKLERIVAACGDRLKVMGDILSYADYFYVDDDKMEMDEKGFKKRLSSPESQAILATFRNHLSDVEDWTVEHLDKEMHAFIDEAGVKIGDIIHGVRLSVTGKTVGPGMFDCLAILGKESCLKRMDATLHLAQETFPPESE; this is translated from the coding sequence ATGGCAACAGTTCGTACTCGCTTCGCCCCCAGTCCGACCGGCTATTTGCACATCGGTGGTGTTCGCTCTGCACTTTTCAATTGGCTGTTCGCTCGCAAGCATGGCGGCCAGTTCATTCTGCGGATCGACGATACTGACCAACAACGCAACGTCGACGAGGCCCTGCAGCCGATCCTCGATGGCTTTCGTTGGTTGGGTATCGATTGGGACGAAGGTCCCGAAGTCGGCGGCCCGTACGAGCCCTATTACCAATCGCAAAGGTCCGACAAGTACAAAGCCGCCGCGCAGAAGCTGATCGAGAACGGTTTCGCCTACTACGACTACTCAACGCCTGAAGAGATCAACGCCGAGCGTGATCTGGCGCACTTTGAAAAGAAGCCGTTTCAATACAGCCGCACGTGGATGGCAACTACGCCGGAAGAACGAGCCAAGTTCGAGGCCGAAGGACGTAGCTTTGTCGTTCGCCTGAAGATGCCGCGCGAAGGCAACTGTGAGTTCACCGATGCCGTCCGCGGTGATGTCTCGTTCGAGTGGGCCAAGGAAAACGATCACGTCATCCAGCGGAGCGATCGTTCCTGCTTGTATCATCTGGCCAGCGTGGTCGACGATCATGACTTACAGATCTCGCACGTGATTCGAGCCGAAGAACACTTGCCCAATACACCGCGGCAGATCTTCATCGCCCAGTCGCTGGGATATGAGTTGCCGGTGTATGCTCACCTGCCGTATGTCGCCGAGCCTGGTAGCAAGAACAAGCTAAGCAAGCGCAAGCTCGAGAAGTATCTGAAGAACCCCGACTTCAAGCGGATCAACGAGCATGGCCAGGAGATTGCCCATCGTATGGGAATTGAGATGTCGGCCGAAACGTTCAACCCGGTGATCGTCGACTTCTACGAACTGACCGGCTATTTGCCTGCCGCGATCCTGAACTACCTGGTCCTGCTGGGCTGGTCGCTGGACGACAAGACCGAAGACTTCACTGTCGACGAGATGATCCAGCACTTCAGCTTGGAACGTGTCACGAAGGCTCCGGCGAGCTTCGATGCGAAGAAGCTGTGGGCTTTCCAGGATCGCCATCTGCAAAAACTTTCGGTGGCCGAGAAAGCCGCCGGGATGATGCCTTTCCTGACCAAGGCCGGCCTGGTGGCCGATCCCAATGCCGAAGGGGAAATGGAAAAGCTCGAGCGGATTGTTGCCGCGTGTGGCGATCGTTTGAAGGTCATGGGGGACATCCTTTCGTACGCCGACTACTTCTATGTCGACGACGACAAGATGGAAATGGACGAGAAGGGCTTCAAGAAGCGACTTTCCAGCCCTGAATCGCAAGCTATACTGGCGACCTTCCGCAATCACCTTTCCGACGTCGAAGATTGGACCGTCGAGCACCTCGACAAAGAGATGCACGCGTTCATCGATGAAGCTGGCGTCAAGATTGGCGACATCATTCACGGCGTTCGCCTGAGCGTAACCGGCAAGACGGTTGGCCCTGGCATGTTTGATTGCCTGGCAATTTTGGGCAAAGAGTCGTGTCTGAAGCGTATGGACGCGACGTTGCATTTGGCCCAGGAAACATTTCCACCTGAATCTGAATAG
- a CDS encoding fumarylacetoacetate hydrolase family protein, which yields MRLISYQSETGPRTAVAHGDGYVDLHQADPLLPTQMKHLLPMLSMHREAILEAAEEGRLIDPRKLRLLPPVVEPQKILCIGLNYADHAAETGATVGDEPVVFNKFPTCLRASGQPIELPSVSSQVDYEAELVVVIGRAGKNIPQEEAMSHVAGYAVGHDVSARDWQKGKPGKQWLLGKAFDSFAPLGPELVTADEIEDPHNLRIQCRLNGETMQDSSTSQLIFRVDFLISYLSQVCTLMPGDLIYTGTPPGVGMARNPPVFLKPGDTVEVEIEKLGILTNPVIAGK from the coding sequence ATGCGACTGATCAGCTACCAAAGTGAAACTGGCCCACGCACGGCCGTGGCCCATGGTGATGGCTATGTCGACTTACACCAGGCCGACCCATTGTTGCCAACTCAGATGAAGCACTTGCTTCCGATGCTATCGATGCATAGGGAGGCCATCTTGGAAGCCGCGGAAGAAGGGCGATTGATTGATCCGCGTAAGCTTCGCTTGCTTCCCCCGGTTGTCGAACCGCAAAAGATTCTTTGCATCGGTTTGAATTACGCCGACCATGCCGCCGAGACCGGGGCGACCGTCGGCGACGAACCGGTTGTCTTCAATAAGTTCCCAACATGCCTGCGAGCTTCTGGCCAGCCGATCGAGCTTCCTTCGGTAAGCAGCCAGGTCGACTACGAAGCGGAATTGGTCGTCGTGATCGGTCGTGCCGGAAAGAATATTCCCCAGGAAGAGGCCATGAGCCATGTTGCCGGCTACGCAGTCGGGCACGACGTCTCGGCACGCGATTGGCAAAAGGGCAAGCCTGGCAAGCAGTGGCTACTCGGCAAGGCGTTTGATAGCTTCGCCCCGCTGGGTCCGGAATTGGTAACGGCCGACGAGATTGAGGATCCGCACAACTTGCGGATTCAGTGCCGACTCAACGGCGAAACGATGCAAGATTCTTCGACGAGCCAGTTGATCTTCCGCGTCGACTTCTTGATCTCTTATCTTTCTCAGGTCTGCACGCTGATGCCGGGCGATTTGATTTACACCGGAACACCACCTGGGGTGGGCATGGCTCGCAATCCACCCGTCTTTTTGAAGCCGGGCGATACGGTCGAAGTTGAGATCGAAAAGCTCGGTATTCTGACCAATCCGGTGATCGCCGGTAAATAG
- a CDS encoding glycine--tRNA ligase produces MEKLVSLCKRRGFMFQSSEIYGGINGFWDYGPLGVELKRNIKDAWWRDMVTGHDDLAQLPGAPAAYEMTGLDCTIIMHPQVWKCSGHYDLFHDYMVDCRESKKRYRHDQIQGRWVEAKGKKIFATAGSDSESPEADIERQALKFFGMRSKNADELKWDGPLVSLTTVDDFEQVLGPDAKSLGTLTPPREFNLMFKTTIGALGSEADTAFLRPETAQGIFVNFKNVVDSSRVRVPFGIAQVGKSFRNEITPRNFTFRSREFEQMEIEFFCHPDSSQDWYRYWRERRFQWYKDMGLDEGKLILREHDPEELAHYSIGTADIEYAFPFLPEGEYGELEGIAHRGDFDLRSHMEGKLDPSTNPMTVELNEDGKPKHRGSGKDLSYRDDITGERFVPHVVEPSAGADRATLAFLCEAFTEDEAPDDKGKMQTRTVMKLHPRIAPIKAAIFPLVKKDGMPEMAQDIYRSLKKDYNVFYDEKGAVGRRYRRQDEAGTPFCITVDGESMQDQTVTIRHRDTLEQWRVKADDLSGELKKLIG; encoded by the coding sequence ATGGAAAAGCTCGTCTCGTTGTGCAAACGGCGAGGCTTCATGTTTCAGTCATCCGAAATCTATGGAGGAATCAATGGATTTTGGGACTACGGCCCGCTGGGCGTCGAGCTGAAACGAAATATCAAGGATGCCTGGTGGCGTGATATGGTCACCGGACACGACGACCTGGCCCAACTTCCTGGTGCCCCGGCTGCGTACGAGATGACCGGTCTCGACTGTACGATCATCATGCACCCTCAGGTCTGGAAGTGCAGTGGTCACTACGACCTTTTCCACGACTACATGGTCGACTGCCGCGAGTCGAAGAAACGCTATCGCCACGACCAGATCCAAGGTCGCTGGGTCGAAGCCAAGGGCAAGAAGATCTTCGCCACCGCCGGTAGTGATTCCGAATCGCCTGAGGCCGACATCGAACGCCAGGCACTCAAGTTCTTCGGCATGCGTTCCAAGAACGCGGACGAACTGAAGTGGGATGGTCCACTCGTTTCGTTGACCACGGTCGATGATTTCGAGCAGGTTCTCGGACCTGATGCCAAGAGCCTGGGAACGCTGACTCCGCCGCGCGAATTCAACCTGATGTTCAAGACGACGATCGGTGCGTTGGGTAGCGAAGCCGATACGGCGTTCCTGCGTCCGGAAACGGCTCAGGGTATCTTCGTGAACTTCAAGAACGTGGTCGACAGCAGCCGCGTTCGTGTTCCCTTTGGTATTGCCCAGGTTGGTAAGAGCTTCCGCAACGAGATCACGCCGCGTAACTTCACGTTCCGCTCGCGTGAATTCGAGCAGATGGAAATCGAGTTCTTCTGCCATCCTGACTCGTCGCAAGACTGGTACCGCTACTGGCGCGAACGTCGCTTCCAGTGGTACAAGGACATGGGGCTGGACGAGGGCAAGCTGATCCTCCGCGAACATGATCCGGAAGAGTTGGCCCACTACTCGATCGGTACGGCCGATATCGAATATGCGTTCCCATTCCTGCCGGAAGGGGAGTATGGCGAATTGGAAGGGATTGCCCACCGAGGTGACTTCGACCTGCGTAGTCACATGGAAGGCAAGCTCGATCCGAGCACCAACCCGATGACCGTCGAGCTGAACGAGGATGGCAAGCCAAAGCATCGTGGTAGCGGCAAGGACTTGTCGTACCGCGATGACATCACCGGCGAACGTTTCGTGCCGCATGTGGTCGAGCCATCGGCCGGTGCCGACCGTGCCACGCTGGCCTTCTTGTGCGAAGCCTTCACCGAAGACGAAGCTCCGGACGACAAGGGCAAGATGCAAACCCGCACGGTGATGAAATTGCACCCGCGGATTGCCCCGATCAAAGCGGCCATCTTCCCACTGGTGAAGAAGGATGGCATGCCGGAGATGGCACAGGACATCTACCGTTCGTTGAAGAAGGACTACAACGTCTTCTACGACGAGAAGGGTGCCGTCGGGCGTCGTTATCGTCGACAAGACGAAGCGGGTACTCCGTTCTGTATCACGGTCGATGGCGAAAGCATGCAGGACCAAACGGTCACTATCCGCCATCGCGACACGCTGGAACAGTGGCGCGTCAAAGCCGATGATCTCAGCGGCGAACTGAAAAAGCTGATCGGTTAA
- a CDS encoding sensor domain-containing diguanylate cyclase/phosphohydrolase: protein MEPHTNSGSFDPADEALGPADDPIHTISNLIAWADQDSDETVDEEFGEADNQLIQVSLGIASGLFYSLQAKHFPTASHSLRVAKLCSRWAATLDLEAYQRDQLEVAALLHDIGKMGVPDYVLASPGKLAAEEQQLMERSQDIGLEILSACCDGEEIVDLIRYNYAWFDGTQGDYQLKGKDIPIEARMLAIADAFDSMTVDQIFRRARSKERAFAELQSFAGSQFDPDLVSNFCEMMSHPLPTSGQSTRNWLKVLSPEQVNKHWRVNQNGANPSKMRSLAPFQESIVRHIHDAVVFIDINQQILGWNQAAERLTGLTRDAVEGHYWTSELLGLADHQGRKFTHETDPVRVSITAGTQGMHRLSIRNSGGKFVTVTAHIVPVVGEDGKSLGTTIQMHDTSGVESLEEQIQSLHYKATRDPLTGLVNRAEMDRGLVDMVERHTTAGRACSVIICDIDFFKKINDTFGHQAGDEALICFAKQLQQHARSADICARYGGEEFVILCPSCSNEEAGQLAEKIRSEVAATPQPALGGKTMSASFGVTELQRGDTADSILNRADRALLQSKEMGRNIVTQIGSGLKEPEIGDRRSWFTRMFAPVEPEVLIKRAMKTKVPLNLAAEKIRGFVADHRAEVLSVNEEAIKIMVDGESLPLQRRVADRAVPLIIELKFSPITGEKGGQHTKVQISIAPRRNRDRRKRDAIERARHLLMSLQSYMVAYEFVDTTFAAEEEVPSWWSKLWGSSPKPESR from the coding sequence ATGGAACCTCATACTAACTCAGGTTCATTCGACCCTGCGGACGAAGCACTCGGTCCCGCAGATGACCCGATTCACACCATTTCGAATCTCATTGCATGGGCCGACCAGGACTCGGACGAAACCGTCGATGAAGAATTTGGTGAAGCAGACAATCAACTGATTCAAGTCAGCCTGGGTATTGCCTCAGGCTTGTTCTACTCGCTGCAGGCAAAGCATTTCCCGACCGCATCGCACTCGCTGCGTGTTGCCAAGTTGTGCTCTCGTTGGGCCGCAACTCTTGACCTGGAAGCCTACCAACGCGATCAACTCGAAGTCGCCGCCCTGCTGCACGATATCGGCAAGATGGGTGTGCCTGACTATGTATTGGCTTCCCCCGGCAAGTTGGCAGCCGAAGAACAGCAATTGATGGAGCGCAGCCAGGACATCGGCCTGGAGATCCTTTCGGCTTGCTGCGATGGCGAAGAGATCGTCGATCTGATCCGCTACAACTATGCCTGGTTCGACGGAACGCAAGGCGACTATCAGCTCAAAGGAAAAGACATCCCGATCGAAGCACGCATGCTGGCGATCGCCGATGCTTTTGACTCGATGACGGTCGACCAGATTTTCCGCCGAGCTCGCTCGAAAGAACGGGCATTCGCCGAGTTGCAGTCCTTTGCTGGTTCCCAGTTCGATCCTGACCTGGTCAGTAACTTCTGCGAGATGATGTCGCATCCGTTGCCAACCAGCGGCCAATCGACACGCAACTGGCTTAAGGTTCTTTCCCCCGAACAAGTCAACAAGCATTGGCGCGTGAATCAGAATGGGGCCAACCCGTCGAAGATGCGTTCACTAGCACCGTTCCAGGAAAGCATCGTTCGCCATATTCACGACGCGGTTGTCTTCATCGATATCAACCAGCAGATCCTCGGCTGGAATCAAGCCGCCGAACGTCTCACGGGTTTGACGCGTGACGCGGTCGAAGGTCACTATTGGACATCTGAATTGCTCGGCCTCGCCGATCACCAAGGTCGCAAATTCACCCACGAGACCGATCCGGTACGCGTGTCCATCACCGCCGGCACCCAGGGCATGCATCGTCTTTCAATCCGCAACTCAGGCGGTAAGTTCGTGACCGTCACGGCCCATATCGTTCCGGTGGTTGGCGAAGACGGTAAGAGCCTCGGCACGACCATCCAAATGCACGACACCTCAGGTGTCGAGTCATTAGAAGAACAGATTCAATCGCTGCATTACAAAGCGACCCGTGATCCACTTACCGGCCTGGTGAACCGAGCCGAAATGGACCGCGGACTGGTCGACATGGTCGAGCGTCACACGACCGCTGGCCGAGCGTGCAGTGTGATCATCTGCGACATCGACTTCTTCAAAAAGATCAACGATACGTTTGGACACCAGGCCGGCGACGAAGCGCTGATTTGCTTTGCAAAACAGCTTCAGCAACATGCTCGCTCGGCAGACATCTGTGCACGGTACGGCGGCGAAGAATTCGTCATCCTCTGCCCGAGTTGCAGTAATGAAGAAGCGGGCCAACTGGCCGAAAAGATTCGTAGCGAAGTCGCGGCGACGCCACAACCGGCACTAGGTGGCAAGACCATGTCCGCCAGCTTTGGTGTTACCGAGCTACAGCGTGGTGATACGGCAGACTCGATCTTAAACCGTGCCGACCGAGCTTTACTGCAATCGAAGGAAATGGGTCGTAACATCGTCACCCAGATCGGTAGCGGCCTGAAAGAGCCTGAAATCGGTGATCGTCGCAGCTGGTTTACCCGCATGTTTGCCCCGGTCGAACCGGAGGTGCTGATCAAGCGTGCAATGAAGACCAAGGTGCCGCTCAACCTGGCTGCGGAAAAGATCCGTGGCTTTGTTGCCGATCACCGCGCCGAAGTGCTGAGCGTGAACGAAGAAGCGATCAAGATCATGGTCGACGGGGAATCCTTGCCGCTTCAGCGGCGTGTGGCAGACCGTGCCGTTCCGCTGATCATCGAACTTAAGTTCAGCCCGATCACGGGCGAAAAAGGTGGGCAGCATACCAAGGTCCAGATTTCCATTGCCCCGCGTCGCAATCGCGACCGACGTAAACGAGACGCGATCGAACGAGCCCGTCACTTGCTGATGAGTCTGCAATCGTACATGGTGGCCTACGAATTCGTGGACACTACCTTTGCCGCAGAAGAAGAAGTGCCTTCGTGGTGGAGCAAGCTGTGGGGTAGCTCTCCTAAGCCGGAATCGCGGTAA